Proteins encoded together in one Bactrocera neohumeralis isolate Rockhampton chromosome 4, APGP_CSIRO_Bneo_wtdbg2-racon-allhic-juicebox.fasta_v2, whole genome shotgun sequence window:
- the LOC126757554 gene encoding H/ACA ribonucleoprotein complex subunit 4, which produces MADIEIKKEKKKKKIKEEPIDADDLGVLQKSGDFSVKPSEKSVKLDASQWPLLLKNFDKLNVRTNHYTPLPHGSSPLNRDIKEYMKSGFINLDKPSNPSSHEVVAWIKKILKVEKTGHSGTLDPKVTGCLIVCIDRATRLVKSQQSAGKEYVAIFKLHSPVESVAKVRQGLEKLRGALFQRPPLISAVKRQLRVRTVYDSKLLDYDEARNMGVFWVSCEAGSYIRTMCVHLGLVLGVGGQMLELRRVRSGIQSERDGMVTMHDVLDAMYLYENHKDESMLRRVIKPLEGLLVNHKRIIMKDSSVNAVCYGAKIMLPGVLRYEDGIEIDQEIVIVTTKGEAICLAIAQMTTATMASCDHGVVAKIKRVIMERDTYPRKWGLGPKASAKKALIAAGKLDKYGRPNENTPKEWLTGFVDYNAKKPAAAVAPQNTTPSHGGSTEEGKKRKLSVTSQDENTGSVVPADIEKSEKKKKKKHKSDKEAPEETVVGEEGAEVTEKKEKKKKKKKDKDREKEAEE; this is translated from the exons atggcGGATATTG aaatcaaaaaggaaaagaaaaagaagaaaattaaggAAGAGCCAATTGATGCGGATGATCTTGGAGTGCTACAAAAATCTGGCGACTTTTCTGTGAAGCCATCTGAAAAATCTGTGAAGTTAGATGCTTCGCAATGGCCtttgttgttgaaaaatttcGATAAGCTGAATGTGCGTACCAACCACTATACACCTTTACCTCATGGCTCTTCTCCACTTAATAGAGATATTAAAGAATATATGAAGTCTGGTTTCATTAATTTGGATAAACCATCTAATCCAAGTTCACACGAAGTTGTCGCCTGGATAAAGAAAATTCTAAAAGTTGAGAAAACTGGACATTCTGGAACATTGGATCCAAAAGTGACAG GTTGTCTTATTGTGTGTATTGATCGCGCAACACGCCTAGTTAAGTCACAACAAAGTGCTGGTAAAGAATACGTTGCCATATTCAAGCTACATTCGCCAGTGGAGTCGGTAGCAAAAGTTCGTCAAGGATTGGAAAAATTGCGTGGTGCACTCTTCCAACGACCACCTTTAATTTCAGCAGTCAAAAGACAATTGCGTGTTCGTACAGTTTATGATAGCAAACTCTTGGATTATGATGAGGCTCGTAATATGG GTGTTTTTTGGGTTAGCTGTGAGGCGGGTTCGTATATTCGTACCATGTGCGTACACTTGGGCTTAGTGCTAGGAGTTGGTGGCCAAATGTTAGAACTGAGACGTGTACGTTCTGGTATACAGTCTGAGCGTGATGGCATGGTGACGATGCACGATGTCTTGGATGCTATGTACCTGTATGAAAATCACAAAGACGAGTCGATGTTGCGACGAGTAATCAAGCCATTAGAAGGTTTACTTGTTAACCACAAACGCATTATAATGAAAGACAGCTCG GTCAACGCTGTTTGCTACGGTGCGAAAATCATGTTGCCCGGTGTGTTACGTTATGAGGATGGTATTGAAATTGATCAAGAAATTGTCATCGTCACAACAAAGGGTGAAGCAATTTGTTTGGCCATTGCACAaatgacaacagcaacaatggcaTCATGTGATCACGGTGTCGTAGCTAAGATCAAACGTGTTATCATGGAGAGAGATACATATCCGCGTAAATGGGGCCTAGGACCTAAAGCTTCAGCAAAGAAAGCACTTATTGCGGCAGGAAAATTGGATAAGTATGGACGTCCGAATGAAAATACACCCAAGGAGTGGTTAACCGGCTTCGTTGATTACAATGCAAAGAAGCCTGCGGCAGCTGTAGCGCCACAAAATACAACGCCAAGCCATGGTGGCAGTACAGAGGAGGGTAAAAAG cgcAAATTGAGCGTGACCAGCCAAGATGAGAACACTGGATCCGTGGTACCAGCTGATATTGAAAAGtccgaaaagaagaagaagaagaagcataaaTCCGATAAAGAGGCTCCCGAAGAAACAGTAGTGGGGGAAGAGGGAGCGGAGGTGAcagaaaagaaagagaaaaagaagaagaagaagaaggacaAAGATAGAGAAAAAGAAGCTGAGGAATGA
- the LOC126757558 gene encoding borealin-like yields MPRTKVSKSTKRFRETSNSEEKLREFEASFDGYLHALELKGKAQIKSIEDKFYVLLMGTDSNVLNLLMGDVLSLNLTKPEDCKKYLNTLAVNNSAGGAKQTSGKQLNPNDEGYLTEDSTNGGSTIGISTSTLSAYSRASIKQQQQRGRTPGPLSSARARRPRRSRSACDDLVQVSTIKSTNSSTVMDTRISRSKMRTPTATRSKAFSADRSSQMCGQQFSMTMSTSSPAAAFLRWPKPGEVVLSKCGSPVVAHVLPDKFANVNIPTKNGVFSLRPKKLEELKSDIIDAIDADTLNQIKTLHDNLNLIMKMADGSSTK; encoded by the exons ATGCCGCGTACGAAGGTTTCCAAGTCTACCAAACGTTTTCGTGAAACGTCAAATTCTGAAGAAAAATTGCGGGAGTTTGAAGCATCATTTGATGGCTATTTGCACGCATTAGAATTAAAAGGAAAAGCGCAAATAAAATCTATTGAAGACAAGTTTTATGTGTTACTAATGGGCACTGATTCAAATGTCCTTAATTTACTAATGGGAGATGTATTGTCTCTG aatttaACAAAACCTGaagattgcaaaaaatatttgaatactttGGCGGTAAACAATAGCGCTGGTGGCGCCAAACAAACCTCCGGAAAGCAATTAAACCCGAACGATGAag GTTACCTTACAGAGGATAGCACAAACGGTGGCAGTACAATAGGTATCTCAACCTCAACTTTAAGTGCATATAGTCGGGCATCTAttaaacaacagcaacagcgtgGTCGCACTCCTGGGCCGCTAAGTTCAGCTAGAGCTCGGCGTCCGCGTCGTAGTCGATCAGCTTGTGATGATTTAGTGCAAGTATCCACAATAAAGTCAACAAATTCCTCCACCGTTATGGACACACGTATTTCGCGGAGCAAAATGCGTACACCAACTGCTACACGCTCCAAAGCTTTTAGTGCTGATCGTTCATCACAAATGTGCGGCCAACAGTTCTCAATGACAATGTCGACATCATCTCCGGCGGCAGCATTTTTACGATGGCCAAAACCTGGTGAAGTGGTATTGTCCAAATGTGGAAGTCCAGTAGTTGCTCATGT gCTGCCCGATAAATTTGCCAATGTGAATATACCTACAAAGAATGGTGTATTTTCGTTACGACCAAAGAAACTGGAAGAACTGAAATCGGACATCATCGATGCTATTGATGCAGACACACTTAACCAAATCAAAACATTACatgataatttaaatttaatcatGAAAATGGCTGATGGCTCCTCAACGAAATAG